In Bacteroidales bacterium, a single window of DNA contains:
- a CDS encoding DUF134 domain-containing protein, which translates to MSPRIKTLRKVSNPPIVKGFKPYGISSDKSHYEDVKLLYEEYEAIRLCDYDMLNHYQASVLMGVSRPTFTRIYASALKKIAKAMVEGRPISFEGGKIYFDSNWYQCYNCGCYFNNPEKEKTIEHCPLCGSIKVSEFEYEYNNENTTINENDDFFCVCPNCGYEQKHQYGEPCVKQICPRCHIVMKRNGRHNCTKFKN; encoded by the coding sequence ATGTCGCCCAGAATAAAAACATTAAGAAAAGTCTCTAATCCACCTATAGTTAAAGGTTTTAAACCTTATGGTATTAGCTCTGATAAAAGCCATTACGAGGATGTTAAATTGCTATATGAAGAGTACGAAGCTATTCGTCTGTGCGATTACGATATGCTCAATCATTATCAGGCATCAGTTTTAATGGGCGTTTCGCGACCCACTTTTACACGAATTTATGCATCGGCATTAAAAAAAATAGCAAAAGCCATGGTAGAAGGAAGACCCATTTCATTTGAAGGTGGAAAGATTTATTTTGATAGTAACTGGTACCAATGTTATAACTGTGGGTGTTATTTTAATAATCCGGAGAAAGAAAAAACAATTGAACATTGTCCACTTTGTGGTAGTATAAAAGTTAGTGAGTTTGAATACGAATATAATAACGAAAATACAACCATAAATGAAAACGATGATTTTTTTTGTGTTTGCCCTAATTGTGGATATGAACAAAAACATCAGTATGGAGAACCTTGCGTTAAACAGATATGCCCTCGGTGTCATATTGTTATGAAAAGAAATGGAAGGCATAATTGCACAAAATTTAAAAACTAA